A stretch of the Pygocentrus nattereri isolate fPygNat1 chromosome 29, fPygNat1.pri, whole genome shotgun sequence genome encodes the following:
- the htr1aa gene encoding 5-hydroxytryptamine (serotonin) receptor 1A a, whose amino-acid sequence METNSTASAPGNWSASSSGSSFGFGEVLTSLLLGALILMSIVGNACVIAAIVLERSLQTINNYLIGSLAVADLLVSVLVLPMAALYQVLQRWTLGQGACDLFIALDVLCCTSSILHLCAIALDRYWAITDPVGYMTRRTLCRAAVLISLTWLIGFSISIPPVLGWRTPEDRANPLECTISQDPAYTIFSTFGAFYIPLALMLVLYGRIFRAARFRIRRGAKKSTDRMKMKKQKEEKSSAPLLPVNGVPCTNRTGTGTKKGSRLGTRLRLKMKRDEKEGSRTHLCVAVSPVNTVACTSEAGTRVGSPEGNRESTLGDTRVGSPVVTRVSTPDGSSSGTPECTRIGTPKGTSVGTPEGTETDSEPKMKTEDSRTQLCFAVSPVNGPSCANGPGPDTELLPGSGGRGASKLHLPLPNQPQTEGGGGGCGDAKRRALARERRTVKTLGIIMGTFILCWLPFFIVALVLPFCGSSCSMPAWLGAVINWLGYANSLLNPIIYAYFNRDFQNAFRKMLRCRFSRQ is encoded by the coding sequence ATGGAGACCAACAGCACGGCTTCGGCGCCGGGAAACTGGTCCGCTTCCAGTTCCGGTTCCAGCTTCGGTTTCGGCGAGGTTCTGACGTCTCTCCTCCTCGGCGCGCTGATCCTGATGTCCATCGTGGGTAACGCGTGCGTGATCGCGGCCATCGTGCTCGAGCGCTCCCTGCAGACCATCAACAACTACCTGATCGGCTCGCTGGCCGTGGCCGACCTGCTGGTGTCGGTTCTGGTGCTGCCCATGGCGGCGCTGTACCAGGTTCTGCAGCGCTGGACTCTGGGCCAGGGGGCCTGCGACCTGTTCATCGCCCTGGACGTGCTGTGCTGCACATCGTCCATCCTGCACCTGTGCGCCATCGCTCTGGACCGCTACTGGGCCATCACTGACCCGGTGGGCTACATGACTCGCAGGACGCTGTGCCGTGCCGCCGTGCTGATCAGCCTGACCTGGCTGATCGGGTTCTCCATCTCCATCCCGCCGGTGCTGGGCTGGAGGACGCCGGAGGACCGCGCCAACCCGCTGGAGTGCACCATCAGCCAGGACCCAGCCTACACCATCTTCTCCACCTTCGGGGCGTTCTACATCCCGCTGGCACTCATGCTGGTTCTGTACGGCCGGATATTCCGGGCGGCCCGGTTCCGCATTCGCCGGGGCGCCAAGAAGTCCACCGAcaggatgaagatgaagaagcagaaggaggagaagtCTAGCGCCCCCTTGCTGCCAGTAAATGGAGTCCCGTGCACCAACAGGACTGGGACGGGCACTAAAAAGGGCAGCAGGTTGGGCACCAGGCTGAGGCTGAAGATGAAGAGGGACGAGAAGGAGGGGTCTCGTACACATCTGTGTGTCGCTGTGTCGCCGGTGAACACAGTGGCATGCACTTCAGAGGCGGGCACCAGGGTGGGCTCTCCAGAGGGCAATAGAGAGAGCACTCTGGGGGACACCAGGGTGGGTAGCCCAGTGGTCACCAGGGTGAGCACTCCAGATGGATCCAGCTCTGGCACTCCAGAGTGCACAAGAATAGGCACTCCAAAGGGCACCAGTGTGGGCACTCCAGAGGGCACTGAGACTGACTCCGAGCCAAAGATGAAGACTGAGGATTCTCGCACACAGCTGTGCTTCGCTGTGTCTCCGGTGAATGGACCCTCATGTGCCAACGGACCTGGGCCCGACACCGAACTCTTGCCTGGCTCAGGAGGGCGCGGAGCGTCCAAGCTCCACCTGCCACTGCCCAACCAGCCTCAAACTGAGGGTGGAGGCGGAGGTTGTGGTGATGCCAAGCGGAGGGCACTGGCTCGGGAGAGGCGGACGGTGAAGACGCTGGGCATCATCATGGGCACCTTCATCCTGTGCTGGTTGCCCTTCTTCATCGTGGCGCTGGTGCTGCCCTTCTGTGGGTCCAGCTGCTCCATGCCCGCCTGGCTGGGCGCCGTCATTAACTGGCTGGGTTACGCCAACTCCCTCCTGAACCCCATCATTTACGCCTACTTCAACAGAGACTTCCAGAACGCCTTCAGGAAAATGCTCAGGTGCAGGTTCAGCAGACAGTGA